Genomic segment of Panicum virgatum strain AP13 chromosome 9N, P.virgatum_v5, whole genome shotgun sequence:
TGGCAATCCCTGATCTTGATATCAGTTGTGAAGTAGAAGTTTTCTTTTGCTATCATTGTGTCAAGTTTCACTATCCTAGTATATTCCCTCTACTTGGCTGATTGATCTGAGATTATTATCTGACCATGATTATTACCATGTGGAAGAACAACTAACAGACACTGACATGCTGGGTCCTGTCTTAGTTTCAACTGTGTGCGGGCAAACATGTTAGCGTCGGTTCCTACAGGTCCCAAGTCGCCAAGCCGAGCTACTCACCACAGCCTGCAGGTACTGTGACACCGCACTGTTTGGTTACGTAGAACACCTTCTCCATGCTTAATTTCTCCTTGGCGTCGCGGGAGCCCAGGTAGTCGCAGACACAGGACTCATGTGCATCTGCGTCCTGCACCGTTCTGCAGCAGGCGGACGACGGCTTCTGCTTGGGCCCCTGCTTCTGGACGTACTGCTTGCAGTTGTGCCACAGTGCGTCGATGTCATTCTGGCAGGCTGGGAGTTTGTAAGGAGATGGTGGACCTGAAACTGCTGCTGCAGcggcaaggaggaggagcagcgtcGCGGCCAGGAGGCCAGCAGAGCGCATCTGGGCCATATCTTGGTGTGGTCTTTGGTGAACTGGAACTTCACCAATTGGATTGTGTTTTTGTTGTTGCAATAATGTTGTGCGTTTGAGAACTGGATGGTAGTTGGTATTTATATAGTATCTGCCGCTTGGAGTTTGGGGTTTCGTTCCCAAAGGTTGGTTTGATCGATTGGGGTTCCGGGGTTGCTGTGATTCTGTGAACTATGCAATACTATTTCCGTGAGCTGTTTTCAAGCTGCGTGTTTTGCTCAAGCAGCTGTTCATGGCAATGCCACTGGTGTGACCCTGGATCTGTGGATGTTGAGCTCCACCCAGTTCTCGGTTACGTTTCCTGACCGCACCGTGGCCTCCAAGCACCCTTCGTCCTTGCTCGTCCTTCTACCTCTCCGGTTCCTGTTGCTCTAGTGGCCCCATCAATTGCTTAAAGGCTTGCATTTCTTTTACTATGTTACTTGTATACATTATCGGTCTTGAGAAAGGGCTATCAGCTAATTTGGCAAGATTGAGAACACACAGTTATCTTTCActgaaataataaaacccctacacaCTCCATTGTCGTTGATTGCTCTTGTGGGGGTAGATTACATTTTGAGTAAAATACTCAAAATGCACCTAGCATCCCTAAATTGTAGAGAAATTTCGATATTTGACATCACGCGTTTTGACATTAAATTCACGAGCCTTTCAAAATATATCACTGGGTGTGCGAATTCTTTCAAAATGAGGGATTTCGACTCATTTTCTCTATTTCGTGAATTTcgtttttattttcctttttactGGGCACATGAACTACCTGTTTTGCCCCCAACCCAATCCAATCGATCTCCTATGTTTGAGCATGGTTTTCCCGTATGCATATGCAGATGTGATCTCCTGTAAACAGTGACTCACCAAAACCTGTGGAAATGATTAGAATTAAAATCTGTATCTCTAGTTTTGGTTCTTTATACAAAGTTCATTGATGCTAAAGTTGGCAGTTGATTTTCGGCTTAAGGGCCGCTAATAGTTAACATTGTCATGAAGAATGGATTTCAATATTTGGATTTGCTTGTGCGGAAGTTGTCAATTGATCCAACTCCTCATGTGCATTCTCCCCTCCTCAAGTGCATTCACCCCCTCCTGGGTTCTCGCCAGATCATGAGATTCCCGCACCTCCTGACCCTACGATACCAAACCGTGAGGCAGATGTGGAAAATGCGGTTGTGGTCCTAATGTTGAATCCGCCTCTAATGTTGTGCATTTTGAATAATGTAACGTAATACTTTGTTAGTCTTTGGTTCCATTATGTTAGCTTGTTTTTATTAGCTTTGCACTATTTAAAAAATGTTATGAGCAAATTCAatgcaacaacaacaaaataGTCGACCGGAAGATGCAATAAATGAAAACAATGAAAAGTCAAGGACATGAAAGCGCACTAAAAAGTTCAGTAGGTGACAACAAGGTGAATAGTGCAACACTCGACAACAATGCACATGACTAAACCATACAGTTAGCAAATCCTGCGTACTACTGGGTGCAACGAGGTCACTTCCCCTTCCTCAATGCATCTGGATTCTCCTCCATTGATGCTTTCACATTGCAAACACGCTCAAGCTTctgctccctctcctcccta
This window contains:
- the LOC120690297 gene encoding uncharacterized protein LOC120690297, producing the protein MAQMRSAGLLAATLLLLLAAAAAVSGPPSPYKLPACQNDIDALWHNCKQYVQKQGPKQKPSSACCRTVQDADAHESCVCDYLGSRDAKEKLSMEKVFYVTKQCGVTVPAGCGSKQS